From Methanobrevibacter sp., the proteins below share one genomic window:
- a CDS encoding 2TM domain-containing protein, whose protein sequence is MSDNDLYRRAEKRADEKIGFYKHLYSFIGVNIMLFIINFVTKMMSGKGEWWFYWVTIFWGIGLVFHFLKTFVFSNKLEDNREQMIEKEMEKMKK, encoded by the coding sequence ATGTCTGATAATGATTTGTATAGAAGAGCGGAAAAGAGAGCGGATGAAAAAATAGGCTTCTACAAGCACCTCTACAGCTTTATCGGCGTCAACATAATGCTGTTTATCATCAATTTTGTTACAAAAATGATGAGCGGTAAAGGCGAATGGTGGTTCTATTGGGTGACCATCTTCTGGGGAATCGGTTTGGTGTTCCATTTCCTGAAGACATTTGTTTTCTCCAACAAACTGGAGGACAACCGTGAGCAGATGATTGAAAAGGAAATGGAAAAGATGAAAAAATAA
- a CDS encoding zinc ribbon domain-containing protein: MKTCSKCGFQNADNTKFCVNCGNGLDVAVQPMNACPNCGFQNIRDAKFCVGCGFKLDGASMKTCPNCGFQNKSDAKFCVSCATSLDLDSLKECPNCGYHNKEDAKFCVSCATSLDLDSLKECPNCGYHNKEDAKFCVGCGNDLSVEMKVCPECGHQNKEGMKFCVNCGNKLEGEASNKEIAEDESPQATAVKENVDDAAGSDEEIAEESEEEVFQDEMDEAAEEETEEETIDSTPKKGNTCPKCGRDNLEGIKFCIGCGTPLEKIDMDEDKADVEETETQSVDEEDESVEEDSQIEIDEDKADLPVKDEDNACPECGHVNAEGINFCIKCGTKLEKAEIGEDKAEIEETETQSVDDEDDSNEDKSSGEDSPVKDEGDACPECGHVNAEGTNFCISCGTELINQKQAEPQTNDNACPKCGHVNAEGTNFCINCGNKLDSVQSDVSQANGNDKKVCPKCGHENDYNYKYCKNCNLPLNENGETLDDKIEELRSEVCSFHKDVGSDKIELQVVQFYKRGPKNFLVHSKIPYSIDDTVSALKRVRNVNPVAIGDRNKFKILQYGSFKNIHLFLDEDTENETIVQYFMEDIRDSNSPPASILLDTSVHLATKREAKVLMKKLVKELEKSNFQ; encoded by the coding sequence ATGAAAACATGTAGCAAATGCGGATTTCAAAATGCTGATAACACCAAATTCTGTGTCAACTGTGGAAACGGACTGGATGTTGCGGTCCAACCGATGAATGCCTGTCCTAATTGCGGATTTCAAAACATTAGAGATGCCAAATTCTGTGTAGGCTGTGGATTTAAACTGGATGGAGCGTCAATGAAGACATGCCCTAATTGCGGATTTCAAAACAAGAGCGACGCCAAGTTTTGCGTCAGCTGTGCAACCAGTCTGGATCTTGATTCATTGAAGGAGTGCCCTAATTGCGGGTATCACAACAAGGAGGATGCCAAGTTTTGCGTCAGCTGTGCAACCAGTCTGGATCTTGATTCATTGAAGGAGTGCCCTAATTGCGGGTATCACAACAAGGAGGATGCCAAGTTCTGTGTCGGCTGCGGCAATGATTTGAGTGTTGAAATGAAGGTCTGCCCTGAGTGCGGCCATCAAAACAAGGAAGGCATGAAGTTCTGCGTTAACTGCGGAAACAAGCTTGAAGGTGAAGCTTCCAATAAAGAGATTGCAGAGGATGAAAGTCCGCAGGCAACCGCTGTAAAAGAAAATGTTGATGATGCAGCGGGCAGTGATGAAGAAATCGCAGAAGAGAGTGAAGAGGAAGTCTTCCAAGATGAAATGGATGAAGCCGCCGAGGAAGAAACAGAAGAAGAAACTATTGATTCAACACCAAAAAAAGGCAATACATGTCCAAAATGCGGACGCGATAATCTTGAGGGCATCAAATTCTGCATCGGTTGCGGAACCCCATTGGAAAAAATAGATATGGATGAGGATAAAGCAGATGTTGAAGAAACTGAAACCCAATCTGTTGATGAGGAAGATGAATCCGTTGAAGAAGATTCACAAATTGAAATTGATGAGGATAAAGCTGATTTACCTGTAAAAGATGAAGACAATGCCTGTCCTGAATGTGGGCATGTGAATGCTGAGGGCATTAACTTCTGCATTAAATGCGGAACCAAATTGGAAAAAGCAGAGATTGGTGAAGATAAAGCGGAAATTGAAGAAACTGAAACCCAATCTGTTGATGATGAAGATGATTCTAATGAGGATAAATCCAGTGGAGAGGATTCACCAGTTAAAGATGAAGGTGATGCTTGTCCTGAGTGTGGGCATGTGAATGCTGAAGGGACTAACTTCTGCATCAGTTGCGGAACCGAATTGATTAATCAAAAGCAAGCAGAACCGCAAACAAATGATAATGCCTGCCCTAAATGCGGACATGTAAACGCTGAAGGGACTAACTTCTGCATCAACTGCGGAAATAAGTTGGACAGTGTCCAATCAGACGTTTCACAGGCAAACGGCAATGACAAGAAAGTTTGTCCAAAATGCGGTCATGAAAATGACTACAATTATAAATACTGCAAAAACTGCAATCTTCCACTCAATGAAAATGGGGAGACTCTCGACGACAAGATTGAGGAGCTGCGCAGTGAAGTTTGCAGTTTTCATAAGGATGTGGGTAGCGACAAAATCGAGCTGCAGGTAGTGCAATTTTACAAGAGGGGTCCTAAGAATTTTTTAGTCCATTCCAAAATTCCCTATTCGATAGACGATACAGTTTCCGCTCTCAAGAGGGTACGCAATGTAAATCCTGTAGCCATTGGCGATAGGAATAAATTTAAAATCCTACAGTACGGATCCTTTAAAAACATTCACCTGTTTCTGGATGAAGACACGGAAAACGAAACTATAGTCCAGTATTTTATGGAGGACATAAGGGATTCCAACTCACCCCCTGCTTCCATTTTGCTTGACACATCAGTACATCTGGCAACAAAAAGGGAAGCAAAAGTGCTAATGAAGAAGTTAGTGAAAGAACTGGAAAAATCAAATTTCCAATGA